The following coding sequences lie in one Xanthomonas hyacinthi genomic window:
- the rpsO gene encoding 30S ribosomal protein S15: MSVDTQKVIEENKRGAADTGSPEVQVALLTARIELLTGHFKTHKKDHHSRRGLLQMVNRRRSLLDYLKKKDGERYKALIEKLGLRR; this comes from the coding sequence ATGTCCGTCGACACCCAGAAAGTCATCGAAGAAAACAAGCGCGGCGCCGCCGACACCGGCTCCCCGGAAGTGCAGGTGGCCCTGCTGACCGCGCGCATCGAGCTGCTGACCGGCCACTTCAAGACCCACAAGAAGGACCACCACAGCCGCCGCGGCCTGCTGCAGATGGTCAACCGCCGCCGCAGCCTGCTCGACTATCTGAAGAAGAAGGATGGCGAGCGCTACAAGGCGCTGATCGAGAAGCTCGGCCTGCGTCGCTGA
- the truB gene encoding tRNA pseudouridine(55) synthase TruB — MPVFGPRLPRISFRRLDGIVLLDKPAGMSSNAALQAARRLFRAEKGGHTGSLDPLATGLLPLCFGEATKLAGLLLGSAKAYEAQIVLGVSTDSDDADGAVLRTRPVPPIDAATLQAALAPLRGRIRQRAPIYSALKQGGEPLYAKARRGEAIEAPEREVEVHAIDVLAHAGERLRLHVACGSGTYIRSLARDLGEALGCGAHIAGLRRLWVEPFRAPQMATLERLQQLAAQDPAALEALLLPLAAGLADFPPLRLDHAAAQRFRMGQRLRDAAWAPGAVAVFGADDVPLGLGQVDASGLLAPQRMFNL; from the coding sequence ATGCCCGTCTTCGGCCCCCGCCTGCCCCGCATCTCCTTCCGCCGCCTCGACGGCATCGTGCTGCTCGACAAACCGGCCGGCATGAGTTCCAACGCGGCGCTGCAGGCGGCGCGGCGGCTGTTCCGCGCCGAGAAGGGCGGCCACACCGGCAGCCTGGACCCGCTGGCCACCGGCCTGCTGCCGCTGTGCTTCGGCGAGGCGACCAAGCTGGCCGGGCTGCTGCTGGGCTCGGCCAAGGCCTACGAGGCGCAGATCGTGCTCGGCGTGAGCACCGACAGCGACGATGCCGACGGCGCGGTGCTGCGCACCCGGCCGGTGCCGCCGATCGATGCGGCGACCCTGCAGGCGGCGCTGGCGCCGCTGCGCGGACGCATCCGCCAGCGCGCGCCGATCTATTCGGCGCTCAAGCAGGGCGGCGAGCCGCTGTACGCGAAGGCGCGCCGCGGCGAAGCGATCGAGGCGCCGGAGCGCGAGGTCGAGGTGCACGCCATCGACGTGCTCGCCCACGCAGGCGAGCGCCTGCGCCTGCACGTGGCCTGCGGCTCGGGCACCTATATCCGCAGCCTGGCCCGCGACCTGGGCGAGGCGCTGGGCTGCGGCGCGCATATCGCCGGGCTGCGGCGCTTGTGGGTGGAGCCGTTCCGCGCGCCGCAGATGGCGACCCTGGAGCGGCTGCAGCAGCTGGCCGCGCAGGACCCGGCGGCGCTGGAGGCGCTGCTGCTGCCGCTGGCCGCCGGCCTGGCCGATTTCCCGCCGCTGCGCCTGGACCATGCTGCGGCGCAGCGTTTCCGCATGGGCCAGCGCCTGCGCGATGCCGCCTGGGCGCCGGGTGCGGTCGCGGTGTTCGGCGCCGACGACGTGCCGCTGGGGCTGGGCCAGGTCGACGCCAGCGGGCTGCTGGCGCCGCAGCGCATGTTCAACCTCTGA
- the rbfA gene encoding 30S ribosome-binding factor RbfA — translation MATKSFHRTDRVSAQIRRDLGTIVHSAVRDHGLPSVSVSDVEVTRDLAHAKVFVTALLPERSVEAVKGLKELAPQLRSELARAMKLRHVPELHFHYDDSVDRGERIDNLLRDMPELQQSEDADGDSDGDAVPPKV, via the coding sequence ATGGCAACAAAATCCTTTCACCGTACCGATCGTGTTTCCGCGCAGATCCGCCGCGACCTGGGCACGATCGTGCATTCGGCCGTGCGCGATCACGGCCTGCCGTCGGTCAGCGTTTCCGACGTCGAGGTCACCCGCGACCTGGCCCATGCCAAGGTGTTCGTCACCGCGCTGCTGCCCGAGCGCTCGGTCGAGGCGGTCAAGGGCCTGAAAGAACTGGCGCCGCAACTGCGCAGCGAACTGGCGCGGGCGATGAAGCTGCGCCACGTGCCCGAACTGCATTTCCACTACGACGATTCGGTCGACCGCGGCGAACGCATCGACAACCTGCTGCGCGACATGCCGGAACTGCAGCAGTCGGAAGACGCCGATGGCGACAGCGACGGCGACGCGGTCCCGCCGAAAGTCTGA
- the infB gene encoding translation initiation factor IF-2 has product MSQQTTIRKLAELVNTPVDKLLVQLAEAGMKFSGPDQVVTSTEKMKLLGFLRRTHGKADKPVEEEAQAAPKKITLNRRKLQEVTVSAGRSKTTVNVEVRQKRTYVKTAEDLAAERAGMAAGGRVDDERAEILRKLEASKQRNLAEQQKLAEQDRARAEEIERKRQAEQDARDRVEAERKAAQAALQAESAAPAAAATPASAATPNAGAGTGAAAPRAPRPASAPHHPPKPAAPRSDDRNAGNKHKTRGSHVMVAGVEDDDSTSRFAGQLHLSAADRARRSNVRGKPRGGNSGGRRQPEPSRSGGGAHGFERPTAPVVREVAIGETITVADLAQKLALKGGDVVKALFKMGVMATITQSIDHDTAALITEELGHKPVRAGSADAEDALLAHTEDEQGEKRSRPPVVTIMGHVDHGKTSLLDYIRRTKVASGEAGGITQHIGAYHVETDRGVISFLDTPGHAAFTSMRARGAKLTDIVVLVVAADDGVMPQTIEAVKHAKAAGVPLIVAVNKIDKSGADPLRVKNELLSQDVVAEEFGGDTQFVEVSAKTGAGIDTLLDAISLQAEVLELKAVFDGRASGVVIESSLDKGRGPVATVLVQQGSLKRGDYLVCGVQYGRVRALFDETGGQPAEAGPSIPVQVLGLSGVPDAGDDFVVVDDERLAKDVAQQRETKRRESRLVSSAGSRMEDIMSQLGKGEGQLSLNLVIKADVQGSVEALKQSLVALSNEQIRINVIHSGVGGITESDANSALASKATVIGFNVRADASARRIIETNGVDLRYFSIIYDVIDQVKQVASGLLGVEIREEIIGTAQVRDVFRSSKFGAVAGCMVVEGVVKRNKPIRVLRDNTVVFEGELESLRRFKENVDEVRNGTECGIGVKAYNDVKPGDQIECFERIEVQRTL; this is encoded by the coding sequence ATGTCGCAGCAAACCACCATCCGCAAGCTGGCCGAACTGGTGAATACGCCGGTCGATAAACTGCTGGTTCAACTGGCCGAGGCCGGAATGAAGTTCAGCGGTCCCGACCAGGTCGTGACCAGTACCGAAAAGATGAAGCTGCTCGGCTTCCTGCGCCGTACCCACGGCAAGGCCGACAAGCCGGTCGAGGAAGAAGCCCAGGCCGCGCCGAAGAAGATCACCCTGAACCGGCGCAAGCTGCAGGAAGTGACGGTCAGCGCCGGACGCAGCAAGACCACGGTCAACGTCGAGGTCCGACAGAAGCGCACCTACGTGAAGACGGCCGAGGATCTGGCCGCCGAGCGCGCGGGGATGGCCGCGGGCGGACGGGTGGATGACGAGCGCGCCGAGATCCTGCGCAAGCTGGAAGCCTCCAAACAGCGCAATCTGGCCGAACAGCAGAAGCTCGCCGAGCAGGACCGTGCGCGCGCCGAGGAAATCGAGCGCAAGCGCCAGGCCGAGCAGGATGCGCGCGACCGCGTGGAAGCCGAGCGCAAGGCCGCGCAGGCCGCGTTGCAAGCCGAGTCGGCGGCGCCGGCCGCTGCCGCCACGCCTGCGTCCGCTGCCACGCCGAATGCCGGTGCCGGCACCGGTGCCGCCGCGCCGCGCGCGCCGCGTCCGGCCAGCGCGCCGCACCATCCGCCGAAGCCGGCCGCGCCGCGCAGCGACGACCGCAACGCCGGCAACAAGCACAAGACCCGCGGCTCGCACGTGATGGTCGCCGGGGTCGAGGACGACGACAGCACCAGTCGCTTCGCCGGCCAGCTGCACCTGTCCGCGGCCGATCGCGCGCGCCGTTCCAACGTGCGCGGCAAGCCGCGCGGCGGCAACAGCGGCGGCCGTCGCCAGCCCGAGCCCTCGCGCAGCGGCGGCGGCGCGCATGGCTTCGAGCGTCCGACCGCGCCGGTGGTGCGCGAAGTGGCGATCGGCGAGACGATCACCGTGGCCGACCTTGCGCAGAAGCTCGCGCTGAAGGGCGGCGACGTGGTCAAGGCGCTGTTCAAGATGGGCGTGATGGCCACCATCACCCAGTCCATCGACCACGATACCGCCGCGCTGATCACCGAAGAGCTCGGCCACAAGCCGGTGCGCGCGGGCAGTGCCGACGCCGAGGACGCGCTGCTGGCGCACACCGAGGACGAGCAGGGCGAGAAGCGCTCGCGGCCGCCGGTGGTCACCATCATGGGTCACGTCGATCACGGCAAGACCTCGCTGCTGGACTACATCCGCCGCACCAAGGTCGCCTCTGGCGAAGCCGGCGGCATCACCCAGCACATCGGCGCGTACCACGTCGAAACCGATCGCGGCGTCATCAGCTTCCTGGACACCCCGGGCCATGCGGCCTTCACCTCGATGCGCGCGCGCGGCGCCAAGCTGACCGACATCGTGGTGCTGGTGGTGGCGGCCGACGATGGCGTGATGCCGCAGACGATCGAGGCGGTCAAGCACGCCAAGGCGGCCGGCGTGCCGCTGATCGTGGCGGTCAACAAGATCGACAAGTCCGGCGCCGATCCGCTGCGGGTCAAGAACGAGCTGCTCTCGCAGGACGTGGTCGCCGAGGAATTCGGCGGCGACACCCAGTTCGTCGAAGTCTCGGCCAAGACCGGCGCGGGCATCGACACGCTGCTCGACGCGATCTCGCTGCAGGCCGAAGTGCTGGAACTGAAGGCGGTATTCGATGGCCGCGCCAGCGGCGTGGTGATCGAATCCTCGCTGGACAAGGGCCGCGGCCCGGTGGCGACGGTGCTGGTGCAGCAGGGCAGCCTGAAGCGCGGCGACTACCTGGTGTGCGGCGTGCAGTACGGCCGCGTGCGTGCGCTGTTCGACGAGACCGGCGGGCAGCCGGCCGAGGCCGGTCCGTCGATCCCGGTGCAGGTGCTGGGCCTGTCCGGCGTGCCGGATGCCGGCGACGACTTCGTCGTGGTCGACGACGAGCGCCTGGCCAAGGACGTGGCGCAGCAGCGCGAAACCAAGCGCCGCGAGTCGCGCCTGGTGTCCTCGGCGGGCAGCCGCATGGAAGACATCATGTCGCAGCTCGGCAAGGGCGAAGGTCAGCTGTCGCTGAACCTGGTGATCAAGGCCGACGTGCAGGGGTCGGTGGAAGCACTGAAGCAGTCGCTGGTGGCCCTGTCCAACGAGCAGATCCGCATCAACGTGATCCATTCGGGCGTCGGCGGCATCACCGAGTCCGATGCGAACTCGGCGCTGGCCTCCAAGGCCACGGTGATCGGCTTCAATGTGCGTGCGGACGCTTCGGCGCGGCGCATCATCGAAACCAACGGCGTGGACCTGCGCTACTTCTCGATCATCTACGACGTGATCGACCAGGTGAAGCAGGTGGCCTCCGGTCTGCTCGGCGTGGAAATCCGCGAAGAGATCATCGGTACCGCGCAGGTGCGCGACGTGTTCCGCAGTTCCAAGTTCGGCGCGGTCGCCGGCTGCATGGTGGTGGAGGGCGTGGTCAAGCGCAACAAGCCGATCCGCGTGCTGCGCGACAACACCGTGGTGTTCGAGGGCGAGCTGGAATCGCTGCGCCGCTTCAAGGAGAACGTCGACGAGGTGCGCAACGGCACCGAGTGCGGCATCGGCGTGAAGGCCTACAACGACGTCAAGCCGGGCGACCAGATCGAGTGCTTCGAGCGCATCGAAGTGCAGCGCACGCTGTAA
- the nusA gene encoding transcription termination factor NusA produces MSKELLLVVDAVANEKGVPREVIFDAIEAALASAAKKRYPDQDVLTRVTIDHKDGNYETYRRWEVVADDVVMESPDRQIRLMDAVDEAEGVDVGDYIEEQIENPDFGRIAAQAAKQVIVQRVREAERQQVVDAWKDRIGELVTGVVKRAERGNIYVDLGGNAEAFIPKDKGIPRDVLRAGDRVRGYLAEVRSEPRGPQLFISRAAPEFMIELFKLEVPEVGQGLVEIKACARDPGDRAKIAVLAHDTRTDPIGACIGMRGSRVQAVSNELNGERVDIVLWNDNPANFVINAMAPAEVQSIIVDEEKHAMDLAVAEDRLAQAIGKGGQNVRLASRLTGWQLNVMTAEQVAAKSEAEQNVARQLFMDKLEVDEEIAAILVAEGFNSVEEIAYVPVGELLAVEGFDEDIVEELRARARDALLNEALAAEESDDSGVPAADLLSLEGMDEATAYALASHGVRTSEDLSDLAADEILEFGIEDLDQERAAALILAARAEEIARLERGE; encoded by the coding sequence ATGAGCAAGGAACTGTTGCTGGTAGTCGACGCGGTCGCCAACGAAAAAGGCGTGCCGCGCGAAGTGATCTTCGACGCGATCGAGGCCGCCTTGGCCTCGGCGGCGAAGAAGCGCTACCCCGATCAGGACGTGCTGACGCGCGTCACCATCGATCACAAGGACGGCAATTACGAAACCTACCGCCGCTGGGAAGTGGTGGCCGACGACGTGGTGATGGAATCGCCGGACCGGCAGATCCGTCTGATGGACGCGGTCGACGAAGCCGAGGGCGTGGACGTCGGCGATTACATCGAAGAGCAGATCGAGAATCCGGATTTCGGGCGCATCGCCGCGCAGGCCGCCAAGCAGGTGATCGTGCAGCGCGTGCGCGAGGCCGAGCGCCAGCAGGTGGTGGACGCGTGGAAGGACCGCATCGGCGAGCTGGTCACCGGCGTGGTCAAGCGCGCCGAGCGCGGCAACATCTATGTCGATCTGGGCGGCAATGCCGAGGCCTTCATTCCCAAGGACAAGGGCATCCCGCGCGACGTGCTGCGCGCCGGCGACCGCGTGCGCGGCTACCTGGCCGAAGTGCGTTCGGAGCCGCGCGGCCCGCAGCTGTTCATCAGCCGCGCCGCGCCGGAATTCATGATCGAGCTGTTCAAGCTGGAAGTGCCGGAAGTGGGCCAGGGCCTGGTCGAGATCAAGGCCTGCGCGCGCGATCCGGGCGACCGCGCCAAGATCGCGGTGCTGGCGCACGACACCCGCACCGATCCGATCGGCGCCTGCATCGGCATGCGCGGTTCGCGCGTGCAGGCGGTGTCCAACGAGCTCAACGGCGAGCGCGTGGACATCGTGCTGTGGAACGACAACCCGGCCAACTTCGTCATCAACGCGATGGCGCCGGCCGAGGTGCAGTCGATCATCGTCGATGAGGAAAAGCACGCGATGGACTTGGCGGTGGCCGAAGACCGGCTGGCGCAGGCGATCGGCAAGGGCGGCCAGAACGTGCGCCTGGCCAGCCGCCTGACCGGGTGGCAGCTCAACGTGATGACCGCCGAGCAGGTCGCGGCCAAGTCCGAGGCCGAGCAGAACGTCGCCCGCCAGCTGTTCATGGACAAGCTGGAAGTGGACGAGGAAATCGCCGCGATCCTGGTCGCCGAGGGGTTCAACTCGGTCGAGGAAATCGCCTACGTGCCGGTCGGCGAATTGCTTGCGGTGGAAGGCTTCGACGAGGACATCGTCGAGGAGCTGCGGGCCCGCGCGCGCGATGCGTTGCTCAACGAGGCGCTGGCCGCCGAGGAAAGCGACGACAGCGGCGTGCCGGCGGCGGATTTGCTGTCGCTGGAAGGCATGGACGAGGCCACCGCCTACGCGCTGGCCAGCCATGGTGTGCGTACCAGTGAGGACCTGTCGGATCTGGCTGCCGACGAAATCCTCGAATTCGGCATCGAGGATCTGGACCAGGAGCGCGCCGCTGCGCTCATCCTGGCGGCCCGTGCCGAGGAGATCGCCCGATTGGAACGCGGCGAATGA
- the rimP gene encoding ribosome maturation factor RimP: MSDKANEIANLLGPTVDALGLELLGAEYLPAPGGATLRLYIDVPLAEQPERIVNIDDCERVSREVSAQLDVEDPISGNYTLEVSSPGVDRPLFSAAQFARHQGESAKVVLKLPQQGRRRLQGRIAQADVDAGRIVFEVDGAELAVDFDNIDKARILPDWAALGLAPTKPGKAPKPAGKTAKPNKKPSNEPAADKAARGAKE; the protein is encoded by the coding sequence GTGAGCGACAAGGCAAACGAAATCGCGAATCTGCTGGGCCCGACCGTGGACGCGTTGGGGCTGGAACTGCTGGGGGCGGAATACCTGCCGGCCCCGGGCGGCGCCACACTGCGCCTGTATATCGACGTGCCGCTGGCCGAACAGCCCGAGCGCATCGTCAACATCGACGATTGCGAGCGGGTCAGCCGCGAAGTGTCGGCGCAGCTGGACGTGGAAGATCCGATCAGCGGCAACTACACGCTGGAAGTGTCCTCGCCGGGCGTGGACCGTCCGCTGTTCAGCGCCGCGCAGTTCGCGCGCCACCAGGGCGAGTCGGCCAAGGTGGTGTTGAAGCTGCCGCAACAGGGCCGTCGGCGCCTGCAGGGGCGCATCGCCCAGGCGGACGTGGACGCCGGCCGCATCGTGTTCGAGGTCGACGGCGCCGAACTGGCGGTGGACTTCGACAATATCGACAAGGCGCGGATCCTGCCCGACTGGGCGGCACTGGGCCTGGCCCCGACCAAGCCGGGCAAGGCCCCCAAGCCGGCCGGCAAGACCGCAAAACCCAATAAGAAACCATCCAACGAACCGGCAGCCGACAAGGCTGCGCGCGGAGCGAAAGAATGA
- the nuoN gene encoding NADH-quinone oxidoreductase subunit NuoN — MTTPALLPLTAVDLPPLLPELVLTAGAFALLMLDLFVSERNKAWTHIVSVAILVAVFAMLLAGVGGQGAVFNGMFVRDAAADVMKTVIVGLSALTLIYGWSYLRERKLYQGEIPVLVLFATVGMMILVSAGSLLMVYLGLELLALCSYALVASNRDNGMATEAAMKYIVLGSLASGLLLYGMSLIYGATGTLSLTGIHEAIGSSQERTLLLTGTIFMIAGLAFKLGAAPFHMWLPDVYQGAPAPIALFISSASKLAAFGMAYRLLEVGLGPLAEQWHWVVGGLAALSLLVGNLMALAQSNLKRMLAYSTVSHIGFLLLGVAGGGERGYAAALFYAICYSLMSTASFGAIIAMSRKGFEAEHIDDFKGLNARNPWMALLVLCIMASLAGVPPFLGFWAKLAVLGAVLAVPTDNLWWTGLAILSVLCAVIGAFYYLRVIKVMYFDEPVGAPLPVNDDRVLGVVLGVNALGLLALGLAWSPLMAWCQRAFAQLA, encoded by the coding sequence ATGACCACCCCTGCGCTACTGCCCCTGACCGCCGTCGACCTGCCGCCCCTGCTCCCCGAGCTGGTGCTGACCGCCGGCGCCTTCGCCCTGCTGATGCTCGATCTGTTCGTCAGCGAGCGCAACAAGGCCTGGACCCATATCGTCTCGGTGGCGATCCTGGTCGCGGTGTTCGCGATGCTGCTCGCCGGCGTGGGCGGGCAGGGCGCGGTGTTCAACGGCATGTTCGTGCGCGACGCCGCCGCCGACGTGATGAAGACGGTGATCGTCGGCCTCAGCGCGCTGACCCTGATCTACGGCTGGAGCTACCTGCGCGAGCGCAAGCTGTACCAGGGCGAGATCCCGGTGCTGGTGCTGTTCGCCACGGTCGGCATGATGATCCTGGTCTCGGCCGGCAGCCTGCTGATGGTGTACCTGGGCCTGGAACTGCTGGCGCTGTGCTCGTACGCGCTGGTCGCGTCGAACCGCGACAACGGCATGGCCACCGAGGCGGCGATGAAATACATCGTGCTCGGCTCGCTGGCCTCGGGCCTGCTGCTGTACGGCATGTCGCTGATCTACGGCGCCACCGGCACGCTGAGCCTGACCGGCATCCATGAGGCGATCGGTTCCAGCCAGGAGCGCACCCTGCTGCTGACCGGCACCATCTTCATGATCGCCGGCCTGGCGTTCAAGCTCGGCGCCGCACCGTTCCACATGTGGCTGCCCGACGTGTACCAGGGCGCGCCGGCGCCGATCGCGCTGTTCATCAGCTCGGCGTCGAAGCTGGCCGCGTTCGGCATGGCCTACCGGCTGCTGGAAGTGGGCCTCGGCCCGCTGGCCGAGCAGTGGCACTGGGTGGTCGGCGGCCTGGCCGCGCTGTCGCTGCTGGTCGGCAACCTGATGGCGCTGGCGCAGAGCAACCTCAAGCGCATGCTGGCGTATTCGACCGTCTCGCACATCGGCTTCCTGCTGCTCGGCGTGGCCGGCGGCGGCGAGCGCGGCTATGCGGCGGCGCTGTTCTATGCGATCTGTTATTCGCTGATGTCCACCGCTTCGTTCGGCGCGATCATCGCGATGTCGCGCAAGGGCTTCGAGGCCGAGCACATCGACGACTTCAAGGGCCTGAACGCGCGCAACCCGTGGATGGCGCTGCTGGTGCTGTGCATCATGGCCTCGCTGGCCGGCGTGCCGCCGTTCCTGGGCTTCTGGGCCAAGCTGGCGGTGCTCGGCGCGGTGCTCGCGGTGCCGACCGACAACCTGTGGTGGACCGGCCTGGCGATCCTGTCGGTGCTGTGCGCGGTGATCGGCGCGTTCTACTACCTGCGCGTGATCAAGGTGATGTATTTCGACGAGCCGGTCGGCGCGCCGTTGCCGGTCAACGACGACCGCGTGCTCGGCGTGGTGCTCGGGGTCAATGCGCTCGGTCTGTTGGCGCTGGGCCTGGCCTGGAGTCCGCTGATGGCGTGGTGCCAGCGCGCTTTCGCGCAGCTGGCCTGA
- a CDS encoding NADH-quinone oxidoreductase subunit M, giving the protein MSNWPLLTLLIWLPILGGALILALRDAKAARWASLLVALLTFALSLPLLTGFDYASDALQFVETHAWIPAYDIGYNLGVDGIAIALIVLTTLVTVLALIGAWTSIEKRVNQYVAAFLILEGVTVGIFAATDAMLFYVFFEAMLIPMFLIIGIWGGPRRIYAAVKFFLYTFLGSVLMLVGLIYLYLKGGSFQLADLYQLSLTSREQTWLFFAFLIAFAVKVPMFPVHTWLPDAHVEAPTAGSVILAAIALKIGGYGFLRFNLPILPDASNEWAWLVIALSLIAVIYVGLVALVQDDMKKLIAYSSIAHMGFVTLGTFVAFALVGFGSTDAARLGLQGAMVQMISHGFVSGAMFSCVGVLYDRMHTRRIADYGGVANVMPWFAAFAMLFFMANAGLPGTSGFVGEFMVIMASFQAHPLLAFAAATTLVITAAYTLWLYRRVFFGEVANAHVAELKDINRREALVLGVFAVGVLVLGLYPKPLTDLMEPSIAKLAAQIATSKL; this is encoded by the coding sequence GTGTCGAACTGGCCCCTACTGACTCTCCTGATCTGGCTGCCGATCCTCGGCGGCGCGCTGATCCTCGCGTTGCGCGACGCCAAGGCGGCGCGCTGGGCGTCGCTGCTGGTCGCGTTGCTGACCTTCGCGCTGAGCCTGCCGCTGCTCACCGGTTTCGACTACGCCAGCGACGCGCTGCAGTTCGTCGAGACCCATGCGTGGATCCCTGCCTACGACATCGGCTACAACCTCGGCGTCGATGGCATCGCGATCGCGCTGATCGTGCTGACCACGCTGGTCACGGTGCTGGCGCTGATCGGCGCCTGGACCTCGATCGAAAAGCGGGTCAACCAGTACGTGGCCGCGTTCCTGATCCTGGAAGGCGTCACCGTCGGCATCTTCGCCGCCACCGACGCGATGCTGTTCTACGTGTTCTTCGAGGCGATGCTGATCCCGATGTTCCTGATCATCGGCATCTGGGGCGGCCCGCGCCGCATCTACGCCGCGGTCAAGTTCTTCCTGTACACCTTCCTCGGCTCGGTGCTGATGCTGGTCGGGTTGATCTACCTGTACCTGAAGGGCGGCAGCTTCCAGCTCGCCGACCTGTACCAGCTGTCGCTGACCTCCAGGGAGCAGACCTGGCTGTTCTTCGCGTTCCTGATCGCGTTCGCGGTCAAGGTGCCGATGTTCCCGGTGCACACCTGGCTGCCGGACGCACACGTCGAGGCGCCGACCGCCGGTTCGGTGATCCTGGCCGCGATCGCGTTGAAGATCGGCGGCTACGGCTTCCTGCGCTTCAACCTGCCGATCCTGCCCGACGCCAGCAACGAATGGGCCTGGCTGGTGATCGCGCTGTCGCTGATCGCGGTGATCTACGTCGGCCTGGTCGCGCTGGTGCAGGACGACATGAAGAAGCTGATCGCATATTCGTCGATCGCGCACATGGGCTTCGTCACCCTCGGCACCTTCGTCGCCTTCGCCCTGGTTGGCTTCGGCAGCACCGACGCGGCGCGGCTCGGCCTGCAGGGCGCGATGGTGCAGATGATCTCGCACGGCTTCGTGTCCGGCGCGATGTTCTCCTGCGTCGGCGTGCTCTACGACCGCATGCATACCCGCCGCATCGCCGACTACGGCGGCGTGGCCAACGTGATGCCGTGGTTCGCCGCGTTCGCGATGCTGTTCTTCATGGCCAACGCCGGCCTGCCGGGCACCAGCGGCTTCGTCGGCGAGTTCATGGTGATCATGGCCAGCTTCCAGGCGCACCCGCTGCTCGCCTTCGCCGCGGCGACCACTCTGGTGATCACCGCCGCCTATACCCTGTGGCTGTACCGGCGCGTGTTCTTCGGCGAAGTGGCCAATGCGCACGTGGCCGAGCTGAAGGACATCAACCGCCGTGAGGCGCTGGTGCTGGGCGTGTTCGCGGTGGGCGTGCTGGTCCTGGGCCTGTATCCGAAGCCGCTGACCGACCTGATGGAACCCTCGATCGCAAAGCTGGCGGCGCAGATCGCCACCAGCAAGCTGTAA